A window of the Trichoderma asperellum chromosome 6, complete sequence genome harbors these coding sequences:
- a CDS encoding uncharacterized protein (BUSCO:EOG092D0HWZ), producing the protein MRLDVKRQLYARSERVKGIDFHPQEPWILTTLYSGHVNIWSYETQQIVKSFELTDVPVRAGRFVARKNWIVCGSDDFQLRVYNYNTSEKITSFEAHPDYIRAICVHPTLPFVLTASDDMSIKLWDWDKGWKCVQVFEGHSHYVMGLAINPKDTNTFASACLDRTVKIWSLGSGTANFTLEAHETKGVNHVDYYPHSDKPYLLTTSDDRTVKIWDYTTKSLIATLEGHTNNVSFACYHPELPVIISGSEDGTIKLWHANTYRLEQSLNYSLERAWCASYQKGKQGVAVGYDDGAVVIKLGREEPAVSMDPSGKLIWAKQNEVVSSIIKGDASIKDNEPITLPTKDLGTCEVYPQTLIHSPNGRFVAVCGDGEYIIYTALAWRNKAFGSAMDFVWASKENSNDFAIRESPMSVKVFKNFVEKSGGLDVGFQADGLTGGVLLGVTGQGGVSFFDWNTGGLVRRIEVEPKQVYWSESGELVAIACEDTFYVLRFSRENYIEAVQSGEVEEDGVESAFEVITDINEAIRTGEWVGDCFIYTNSTNRLNYLVGDQTYTISHFDKPMYLLGYIQRDSRIYLADKDVNITSFALSQPVLEYQTLVLREDMETAAELLPTIPADQLNKVARFLEGQGHKDLALEVATDPEHKFELALALNQLAIALELARQADVEHKWKTVGDAALTAWDVNLAAECFTHAKDLGSLLLVYSSTGDHEGLAKLAAQAEEANAHNVAFSSAWLVGDVDRCVDILTKTGRTVEATLFAQTYKPSLAAAAAKSWKENLEKNKKGRVAKLIGVPDDDAELFPEWDEWLKLESEGGVAADVDMATPNSKSEEEEEAEAEAEEEEQEQDEEMEEAKEEQEE; encoded by the exons ATGAGATTGGACGTCAAG CGCCAGCTTTACGCTCGCAGCGAACGAGTCAAGGGAATCGATTTCCACCCTCAGGAGCCATGGATCCTCACCACCCTATACAGCG GCCACGTTAACATCTGGTCATACGAGACACAGCAGATTGTCAAGTCTTTCGAGCTTACAGATGTCCCCGTACGAGCTGGTAGATTCGTTGCGCGAAAGAACTGGATTGTCTGTGGATCAGACGACTTCCAGCTGCGAGTCTACAACTACAACACCTCCGAAAAGATTACCTCCTTTGAGGCGCACCCCGACTATATTAGAGCCATCTGCGTTCACCCTACGCTTCCATTCGTCCTGACCGCCTCAGATGATATGAGCATCAAGCTTTGGGACTGGGACAAGGGCTGGAAATGTGTCCAAGTCTTCGAGGGCCACAGCCACTATGTCATGGGCCTTGCCATCAACCCCAAAGATACAAACACCTTTGCGTCAGCGTGCTTGGACCGAACTGTCAAGATCTGGAGCTTGGGGTCAGGCACCGCCAACTTCACCCTCGAGGCCCATGAGACCAAGGGAGTAAACCACGTCGACTACTACCCCCACTCCGACAAGCCTTACCTCCTCACCACCTCCGACGACCGAACAGTCAAGATCTGGGACTACACCACAAAGTCTCTGATTGCGACCCTCGAGGGACACACCAATAATGTCTCATTCGCCTGCTACCACCCTGAGCTGCCCGTCATCATCTCTGGTTCAGAAGACGGCACCATCAAGCTCTGGCACGCCAACACATATCGACTGGAGCAGTCATTGAACTATAGCTTGGAAAGAGCCTGGTGCGCATCTTATCAAAAGGGCAAGCAGGGCGTTGCAGTTGGTTACGATGATGGTGCTGTGGTGATCAAGCTGGGACGCGAGGAACCGGCTGTTTCAATGGATCCCTCCGGCAAGCTGATTTGGGCAAAGCAGAACGAAGTCGTATCCTCCATCATCAAGGGAGATGCTTCTATTAAGGATAACGAGCCCATCACATTACCAACCAAGGATCTAGGCACCTGCGAAGTCTATCCCCAGACGCTCATCCACTCACCGAATGGCCGATTCGTCGCCGTGTGCGGTGACGGCGAATACATCATCTATACAGCGTTGGCATGGCGAAACAAGGCTTTCGGATCTGCCATGGACTTTGTGTGGGCGTCAAAAGAGAACAGCAATGACTTCGCCATCCGAGAGTCGCCCATGAGCGTCAAGGTGTTTAAGAACTTTGTGGAGAAAAGCGGTGGCCTCGACGTTGGATTCCAGGCTGATGGTCTTACGGGAGGCGTTCTGCTGGGTGTAACTGGCCAGGGTGGTGTTTCCTTCTTCGACTGGAACACTGGTGGCTTGGTTCGCAGAATTGAGGTAGAGCCTAAACAGGTCTACTGGTCAGAGAGCGGCGAGCTGGTGGCTATTGCTTGCGAAGATACGTTTTACGTCTTGCGCTTCTCCCGTGAAAACTACATCGAGGCTGTGCAATCTGGAGAGGTTGAGGAAGATGGCGTCGAATCAGCCTTCGAAGTCATTACCGATATCAACGAAGC CATTCGCACGGGTGAATGGGTTGGTGACTGCTTCATCTACACCAACAGCACCAACCGACTCAACTACCTGGTCGGTGACCAGACCTACACCATCTCTCACTTTGACAAGCCCATGTATCTCCTGGGTTACATCCAGAGAGACTCTCGCATCTACCTTGCCGATAAGGATGTCAACATCAcctcctttgccttgtcACAGCCTGTTCTCGAATACCAGACCTTGGTGTTGCGCGAGGATATGGAGACGGCTGCTGAGCTACTGCCAACTATCCCTGCCGACCAGTTGAACAAGGTTGCGCGATTCCTGGAAGGCCAAGGACACAAGGACCTTGCTCTGGAAGTGGCAACCGACCCTGAACACAAGTTTGAACTCGCATTGGCACTGAATCAACTTGCTATTGCTCTTGAACTGGCACGACAAGCCGATGTCGAGCATAAGTGGAAGACTGTGGGTGATGCGGCTCTGACCGCTTGGGATGTCAACCTTGCTGCCGAGTGCTTTACACATGCCAAGGATCTCGGCTCCCTCCTTCTGGTATACTCATCAACAGGTGACCACGAGGGTCTCGCCAAGCTGGCCGCTCAGGCGGAAGAGGCTAACGCTCACAACGTGGCCTTTTCATCCGCCTGGCTAGTCGGAGATGTTGACCGATGTGTAGACATCTTGACCAAGACTGGACGGACAGTAGAAGCTACTCTGTTTGCCCAGACATACAAGCCTAGCCTAGCGGCAGCCGCAGCGAAATCATGGAAGGAGAAcctggagaagaacaagaagggaCGAGTAGCCAAGCTGATTGGTGTGCCGGATGACGATGCGGAACTGTTCCCCGAGTGGGATGAATGGCTAAAGCTGGAGAGCGAGGGTGGCGTAGCCGCCGATGTCGATATGGCGACACCTAATAGCaagagcgaagaagaggaagaggctgaggccgaggccgaggaagaggagcaggAACAGGAcgaagaaatggaagaggctaaggaggagcaggaggagtAA
- the PGI1 gene encoding glucose-6-phosphate isomerase (BUSCO:EOG092D17TE): MAPANTLPAWSELQAHRDDVAKNFVLKEAFASDADRFGRFSRTFKAAGVSADILFDFSKNFLTNETLDLLVKLAEQAGVERKRDAMFRGDKINFTENRAVYHTALRNVGGWDMKVDGQDVMSGPNGVNSVLEHMKEFSEKVRSGEWTGFSGKKLTNIVNVGIGGSDLGPVMVTEALKHYGAPDMTLHFVSNIDGTHMAEALKASDPETTLFLIASKTFTTAETTTNANTAKSWFLEKTGGKGDVAKHFVALSTNEAEVTKFGIDSANMFGFESWVGGRYSVWSAIGLSVALYVGYDNFYKFLSGAHAMDKHFRETPLKENIPVLGGLLGVWYSDFFQAQTHLVAPFDQYLHRFAAYLQQLSMESNGKAITSDGSTAKYTTGAILFGEPCTNAQHSFFQLVHQGTKLIPADFILAAKSHNPIHDNLHQKMLASNYFAQAEALMVGKTDDQLRAEGTPEDLIPHKRFLGNRPTTSILVGDVIGPAELGALIVYYEHLTFVEGAIWDINSFDQWGVELGKVLAKKILKELDEPGNGEGHDASTGGLIGAFKQFAKI, translated from the exons ATGGCTCCGGCAAACACCCTCCCCGCTTGGTCTGAGCTCCAGGCTCATCGCGACGACGTCGCCAAGAACTTCGTCCTCAAGGAGGCCTTTGCCTCCGACGCCGACCGCTTCGGCCGCTTCTCGCGCACCTTCAAGGCCGCCGGCGTCTCGGCCGACATCCTCTTCGACTTCAGCAAGAACTTCCTGACCAACGAGACCCTCGACCTGCTCGTCAAGCTCGCCGAGCAGGCTGGCGTCGAGCGCAAGCGCGATGCCATGTTCCGCGGCGACAAGATCAACTTCACCGAGAACCGCGCCGTCTACCACACTGCTCTGCGAAATGTCGGCGGTTGGGACATGAAGGTGGATGGCCAGGACGTCATGAGCGGCCCCAACGGCGTCAACAGCGTGCTGGAGCACATGAAGGAGTTTTCTGAAAAGGTCCGAAGCGGCGAGTGGACTGGCTTCAGCGGCAAGAAGTTGACCAACATTGTCAACGTCGGCATTGGTGGCTCTGATCT CGGCCCTGTCATGGTCACTGAAGCTCTCAAGCACTATGGCGCTCCCGACATGACCCTCCACTTCGTTTCCAACATCGACGGCACTCACATGGCTGAGGCTCTAAAGGCCTCCGACCCCGAGACCACCCTCTTCCTCATTGCCTCCAAGACCTTCACCACCGCAGAGACCACCACCAACGCCAACACCGCCAAGTCATGGTTCCTCGAGAAGACTGGCGGCAAGGGAGACGTTGCCAAGCACTTTGTTGCCCTGTCCACCAACGAGGCCGAGGTCACCAAGTTCGGCATCGACAGCGCCAACATGTTTGGTTTCGAGAGCTGGGTTGGCGGCCGTTACTCCGTCTGGAGCGCTATCGGCCTGAGCGTTGCTCTGTACGTCGGCTACGACAACTTTTACAAGTTCCTCAGCGGTGCCCACGCCATGGACAAGCACTTCCGCGAGACTCCCCTGAAGGAGAACATCCCCGTCCTGGGTGGTCTGCTGGGTGTCTGGTACTCTGACTTTTTCCAGGCTCAGACTCACCTGGTTGCTCC CTTCGACCAGTACCTCCACCGATTTGCTGCTTACCTCCAGCAACTGTCCATGGAGTCCAACGGCAAGGCCATCACTTCTGATGGTTCTACCGCCAAGTACACCACTG GCGCTATCCTGTTTGGCGAGCCTTGCACCAACGCCCAGCACTCCTTCTTCCAGCTTGTCCACCAGGGCACCAAGCTGATCCCCGCCGACTTTATCCTGGCCGCCAAGTCTCACAACCCCATCCACGACAACCTGCACCAGAAGATGCTGGCATCCAACTACTTTGCCCAGGCTGAGGCTCTCATGGTCGGCAAGACTGACGACCAGCTCAGAGCTGAGGGTACCCCTGAGGATCTCATCCCTCACAAGCGCTTCCTTGGCAACCGACCAACTACATCCATCCTGGTGGGAGATGTCATCGGCCCGGCTGAGCTGGGTGCTCTGATTGTCTACTACGAGCACCTGACTTTCGTCGAGGGTGCCATCTGGGACATCAACAGCTTCGACCAGTGGGGTGTCGAGCTGGGTAAGGTCCTTGCCAAGAAGATTCTCAAGGAGCTCGACGAGCCCGGCAACGGCGAGGGCCACGACGCTTCTACCGGTGGCCTGATTGGAGCTTTCAAGCAGTTTGCCAAGATTTAA